The following proteins are co-located in the Leucothrix mucor DSM 2157 genome:
- a CDS encoding phage integrase N-terminal domain-containing protein, whose translation MNSLDWQLRELQKHNRDGGFSTQKSRQETLSLASRQLKTLGFNQLSVKGLKAKHVERLVEKWKADELATGTIKNRMSHIRWWATKVNASHKIPSNDALNIEHRVYITNDSKAVVLKDSHLAEVSDKNLRDSLQLQSLFGLRREEAIKFNPGYADLGAAIKLKPSWCKGSRGREVPITNDAQQNLIDRLKREYGNNSLIPPQLMYKDQLNLYKNVVPTIGLGKGHGLRHNYAQVRYKELSGNECPALGGIRQRDMDEEQRTVDRNIRLQISEELGHSREQVTSIYLGS comes from the coding sequence TTGAACAGTTTAGATTGGCAGTTGCGAGAATTACAAAAGCATAATCGAGATGGCGGATTTTCTACCCAAAAAAGTCGTCAAGAGACGCTATCGTTGGCTTCACGGCAGCTAAAAACACTTGGTTTTAATCAGCTATCCGTAAAAGGATTAAAGGCTAAGCACGTAGAACGGCTCGTCGAAAAATGGAAAGCTGATGAACTAGCTACAGGTACGATTAAAAATCGAATGTCACACATCCGATGGTGGGCGACCAAAGTAAATGCTAGCCATAAGATTCCATCAAATGATGCACTGAATATAGAACATCGCGTCTATATTACAAATGATAGTAAAGCCGTTGTGCTTAAAGACAGTCATCTTGCAGAAGTTTCGGATAAAAATTTGCGTGATAGCCTTCAGTTGCAATCATTGTTCGGATTGCGACGTGAAGAAGCGATCAAGTTCAACCCAGGTTATGCCGATCTTGGGGCAGCAATCAAATTAAAGCCCAGTTGGTGTAAGGGAAGTCGAGGCAGGGAAGTACCCATTACCAACGATGCACAACAAAATCTGATCGATCGCTTGAAGCGAGAGTATGGAAATAACTCCCTGATCCCTCCTCAGCTGATGTACAAAGATCAATTGAATCTTTACAAAAATGTGGTGCCAACAATTGGCTTAGGGAAGGGGCACGGATTAAGGCATAACTACGCGCAAGTGCGGTATAAGGAGCTCTCAGGAAATGAGTGTCCGGCCTTAGGAGGGATACGTCAGAGGGATATGGATGAAGAGCAGCGGACAGTGGATCGTAACATACGCTTGCAAATCAGCGAGGAACTTGGTCATAGTCGGGAACAAGTTACCTCAATTTATCTAGGTAGCTAG